A section of the Devosia rhizoryzae genome encodes:
- a CDS encoding GNAT family N-acetyltransferase → MIQFRDVAWRAMSGYDIDAVSTIAGKVHPGFFESVEVLAEKYALYHNGCYLLEVNEKPAGYVLSHPWRLGDLPPLNTLLGALPETPDTYYIHDLALLPLTRGLGSAKGIVAALTKHAAVKNFATMSLVAVNKSRPFWEKLGFEVEKRPDLAEKLHGYEADARYMIKRLP, encoded by the coding sequence ATGATCCAGTTTCGTGACGTCGCCTGGCGGGCCATGTCGGGCTACGACATCGACGCCGTCTCGACCATTGCCGGTAAGGTACATCCCGGCTTCTTCGAGTCGGTCGAGGTTTTGGCGGAAAAATACGCGCTCTACCACAACGGCTGCTACCTGCTCGAGGTCAACGAAAAGCCCGCAGGCTATGTGCTGAGCCATCCCTGGCGCCTGGGTGACCTGCCGCCGCTCAATACGCTTCTGGGTGCGCTGCCGGAGACACCGGACACCTACTATATTCACGATCTGGCGCTGCTGCCGCTGACCCGCGGCCTGGGCTCGGCCAAAGGCATCGTCGCTGCGCTGACCAAGCATGCGGCGGTCAAGAATTTTGCGACCATGAGCCTTGTTGCGGTCAACAAGTCGCGCCCCTTTTGGGAAAAGCTCGGCTTTGAAGTCGAGAAGCGGCCCGACCTGGCCGAAAAGCTCCATGGCTATGAGGCCGACGCGCGCTATATGATCAAGCGCCTGCCGTAG
- the rpsA gene encoding 30S ribosomal protein S1 produces MLLDSFVDNEPLEGAVVKGRVVAIEKDLAIIDVGLKTEGRVALKEFGQAYRDGQIQVGSEVEVYVDRVENAVGEAVLSREKARREESWVKLEEKYNANERVEGIIFNQVKGGFTVDLEGAVAFLPRSQVDIRPIRDIAPLMNVSQPFQILKMDKRRGNIVVSRRAILEESRAEQRSEIVQQLEEGQVVDGVVKNITDYGAFVDLGGIDGLLHVTDIAWRRVNHPSEVLTIGETIKVQIVRINHESHRISLGMKQLQSDPWEGIEAKYPIGAKFTGRVTNITDYGAFVELEPGIEGLIHVSEMSWTKKNVHPGKIVSTSQEVDVVVLEVDPDKRRISLGLKQTLQNPWEAFAEKHPVGSTIEGEVKNKTEFGLFIGLEGDVDGMVHLSDLDWQKSGEVALDDYNRGDMVSARVLDVDVEKERISLGIKQLNGEGTSSSAGSSSSEAGEAGGLRKNAVVTTEVIDVNEGGIEVRIADSDVTSFIRRADLSRDRNDQRPERFAKGDKVDARITQYDRKTGRIQLSIKALEIAEEREAVANFGSSDSGASLGDILGAALKGREEK; encoded by the coding sequence ATGCTGCTCGACAGCTTTGTCGACAACGAACCCCTAGAGGGTGCGGTCGTCAAGGGCCGGGTCGTCGCCATCGAAAAGGACCTCGCCATCATCGACGTCGGTCTCAAGACCGAAGGCCGCGTGGCGCTCAAGGAATTTGGCCAGGCTTACCGCGATGGCCAGATCCAGGTCGGCTCGGAAGTGGAAGTCTATGTCGACCGCGTCGAGAACGCTGTCGGCGAGGCCGTCCTTTCCCGTGAAAAGGCTCGCCGCGAAGAGAGCTGGGTCAAGCTCGAAGAAAAGTACAACGCCAACGAACGCGTCGAAGGCATCATCTTCAACCAGGTCAAGGGTGGCTTCACCGTCGATCTGGAAGGCGCCGTGGCCTTCCTGCCGCGTTCGCAGGTGGACATCCGTCCGATCCGCGACATCGCCCCGCTGATGAACGTGTCGCAGCCGTTCCAGATTCTCAAGATGGACAAGCGCCGCGGCAATATCGTCGTCTCGCGCCGTGCCATCCTCGAAGAATCGCGCGCCGAACAGCGTTCGGAAATCGTGCAGCAGCTCGAAGAAGGCCAGGTTGTTGACGGCGTCGTCAAGAACATCACCGATTACGGTGCCTTCGTCGATCTCGGCGGCATCGACGGCCTGCTCCATGTCACCGACATTGCATGGCGTCGCGTCAACCACCCGTCCGAAGTGCTCACGATCGGCGAGACCATCAAGGTCCAGATCGTCCGCATCAACCATGAATCGCATCGCATCAGCCTCGGCATGAAGCAGCTGCAGTCCGACCCGTGGGAAGGCATCGAAGCCAAGTATCCAATTGGCGCCAAGTTCACCGGCCGCGTGACCAACATCACCGACTATGGTGCATTCGTCGAACTGGAACCGGGCATCGAAGGCCTGATCCACGTTTCCGAAATGAGCTGGACCAAGAAGAACGTCCATCCGGGCAAGATCGTCTCGACCTCCCAGGAAGTCGACGTCGTCGTGCTCGAAGTCGATCCGGACAAGCGCCGCATTTCGCTGGGCCTCAAGCAGACCCTGCAGAATCCGTGGGAAGCTTTCGCTGAGAAGCACCCGGTCGGCTCCACCATCGAAGGCGAAGTCAAGAACAAGACCGAATTCGGCCTGTTCATCGGCCTCGAAGGCGATGTGGACGGCATGGTTCACCTTTCCGACCTCGATTGGCAGAAGTCGGGCGAAGTTGCCCTCGACGACTACAACCGTGGCGACATGGTTTCGGCGCGCGTCCTCGACGTCGATGTCGAAAAGGAACGTATCTCGCTGGGCATCAAGCAGCTCAACGGCGAAGGCACGTCCTCTTCGGCTGGTTCGTCCTCGAGCGAAGCCGGTGAAGCCGGTGGCCTGCGCAAGAACGCCGTGGTCACCACCGAAGTCATCGACGTCAACGAAGGCGGCATCGAAGTGCGCATCGCTGACAGCGACGTGACCTCGTTCATCCGCCGCGCCGATCTCAGCCGCGATCGCAACGACCAGCGCCCCGAGCGCTTCGCCAAGGGCGACAAGGTCGACGCGCGCATCACCCAGTACGACCGCAAGACCGGCCGCATCCAGCTTTCGATCAAGGCGCTCGAAATCGCCGAAGAACGTGAAGCCGTGGCCAACTTCGGTTCGTCCGACTCGGGTGCTTCGCTGGGCGACATTCTCGGCGCTGCCCTCAAGGGTCGCGAAGAGAAGTAA
- a CDS encoding (d)CMP kinase, protein MIIAVDGPAASGKGTLATGLARHYGLPHLDTGLLYRAVGLAVATYMDSTMFEAAAIAAARALDATQLGDIEALTSAETGVLASKVAVIADVRKALFDFQRQFAQNPNGAVLDGRDIGTVICPDADVKLFIRADSKARMERRARQLEKRGEVVDRYALYHQIEERDARDMLNPHGGFYQAQDAHLLDTTLLDIEAALRAAIAIVDRTMALKAGG, encoded by the coding sequence ATGATCATCGCCGTCGACGGACCTGCCGCCTCGGGCAAGGGCACGCTCGCCACCGGGCTCGCGCGTCATTATGGCCTGCCGCACCTCGATACGGGGCTGCTCTACCGCGCCGTGGGACTGGCCGTCGCGACCTATATGGACAGCACGATGTTTGAAGCCGCTGCCATTGCCGCGGCGCGCGCGCTCGATGCCACCCAGCTTGGCGATATCGAAGCGCTGACCTCCGCCGAAACCGGCGTCTTGGCCAGCAAGGTGGCGGTCATCGCCGATGTGCGTAAAGCGCTCTTTGATTTTCAGCGCCAGTTCGCCCAGAACCCCAATGGTGCCGTCCTCGATGGCCGCGATATCGGCACCGTGATCTGCCCCGATGCCGATGTGAAACTCTTTATCCGCGCCGACAGTAAGGCCCGTATGGAGCGCCGGGCAAGGCAGCTCGAAAAGCGCGGAGAGGTGGTTGATCGCTATGCGCTCTATCACCAGATAGAAGAGCGGGATGCCCGCGACATGCTTAATCCCCATGGCGGCTTCTATCAGGCGCAAGACGCGCACTTGCTAGATACGACGCTTTTGGATATTGAGGCCGCACTCCGCGCTGCCATCGCGATCGTCGATCGGACCATGGCGCTCAAGGCAGGGGGCTGA
- a CDS encoding TIGR02300 family protein, translating into MANERGTKRTDPDTGKKFYDLNLDPIVSPYTGKSYPRSFFEQISGKAGPATARKIDDEDETEEEEVEDVAAPEMVSLEEADAEEAGDDEVPDDVEDVEVDEELGDDEEDVFLEEDEDEDDGLGFEVGDDEDR; encoded by the coding sequence ATGGCCAACGAGCGCGGTACCAAGCGGACCGATCCCGACACCGGCAAGAAATTCTACGACCTCAACCTGGACCCGATCGTCTCGCCCTATACCGGCAAGAGCTATCCGCGGTCCTTCTTCGAGCAGATCAGCGGCAAGGCCGGCCCGGCCACTGCCCGCAAGATCGATGACGAAGACGAGACCGAAGAAGAAGAAGTCGAAGACGTCGCAGCACCCGAAATGGTCAGCCTCGAAGAGGCCGATGCCGAAGAGGCAGGCGATGACGAAGTGCCAGATGACGTCGAAGACGTCGAGGTCGACGAAGAGCTCGGCGACGACGAGGAAGACGTGTTCCTCGAAGAAGACGAAGACGAGGACGACGGCCTCGGTTTTGAAGTCGGCGACGACGAAGACCGCTGA
- a CDS encoding type II toxin-antitoxin system RelE/ParE family toxin, protein MAHLDEIQDYVAQDSPSAAYRLSAELFRRTQALGASPMAGRLGTAVRHKRVRL, encoded by the coding sequence TTGGCGCATCTGGATGAAATCCAAGACTATGTTGCGCAAGACAGTCCATCAGCTGCGTATCGATTATCGGCCGAGCTTTTCCGACGCACTCAAGCATTGGGAGCAAGTCCCATGGCGGGTCGACTAGGGACGGCTGTCAGGCACAAGAGAGTTCGTCTTTAG
- a CDS encoding transcriptional regulator yields MALNLSEETQGRVAAIAARTNLTVEQIVVDALENGHSLEWQERFLEKVAAGLADAREERFATDDEVDRVVNKYRTE; encoded by the coding sequence ATGGCTCTAAATCTGTCCGAAGAAACTCAAGGGCGCGTGGCGGCCATTGCAGCCCGTACCAATCTGACGGTCGAGCAAATCGTCGTCGACGCCTTGGAAAACGGCCATTCTCTTGAGTGGCAGGAACGTTTTTTGGAAAAGGTGGCCGCCGGACTGGCCGACGCTCGGGAAGAGCGCTTTGCGACCGACGATGAGGTCGATCGCGTCGTCAATAAGTATCGCACGGAATAA
- a CDS encoding DUF2934 domain-containing protein, translated as MYEDTEKFVDMDFEQNVRKAAYHLWEDDGRPFGKEKDYWFRAIEMLMAERADDKAAGEAKK; from the coding sequence ATGTATGAGGACACCGAAAAATTCGTCGACATGGATTTCGAACAAAACGTCCGTAAGGCCGCTTACCACCTTTGGGAAGACGACGGCCGCCCGTTCGGCAAAGAAAAGGACTACTGGTTCCGCGCCATCGAAATGCTGATGGCCGAGCGCGCCGATGACAAGGCAGCAGGCGAAGCGAAGAAGTGA
- a CDS encoding winged helix-turn-helix domain-containing protein, producing the protein MDRLVTRKPLVITQKQARAIWMRAQRLDSFEPFGAGPEAAQAAIAHLGYLQIDTINVIERCHHHILYSRIPSYRRSDLAHLQSAEKSVFEYWTHALSYVPTADFSFFVPAMKRYRDNPSAWFGSVTTREVSAMTRRLKTEGALSIRDIDDDELVDKNHPWASRKPSKRVLQLMFYQGLVTISAREGMLKTYELTGRHFGWDAFPRAATERQITAYLLDRALRSQGLVSLDSICHLNAPAKAAVLELIESRVKRRLLVPVTVEGADKTPHWAEPATLDWAGVEASNRVHILSPFDPLIIQRKRLKLMFGYDHVFEAYVPAAKRRFGYFALPVLVDDRVVAVADLKTDRAAGKLLQQRWTWLEELGAEVRTAIKAELGRFERFQLDRSA; encoded by the coding sequence ATGGATCGCCTCGTGACCCGCAAACCTCTTGTCATTACTCAAAAACAAGCGCGCGCCATCTGGATGCGGGCGCAGCGGCTCGATAGTTTCGAGCCATTCGGCGCAGGGCCTGAAGCGGCGCAGGCTGCGATCGCTCATCTGGGCTATTTGCAGATCGACACCATCAATGTGATCGAACGCTGCCACCACCACATTCTTTATTCGCGCATTCCGAGCTATCGCCGCTCGGACCTGGCGCATCTGCAAAGCGCTGAGAAGTCGGTCTTCGAATATTGGACGCACGCGCTGAGCTATGTCCCGACGGCCGACTTTTCGTTTTTCGTGCCGGCGATGAAGCGCTATCGCGACAATCCCAGCGCCTGGTTCGGCTCGGTGACCACGAGGGAAGTCAGCGCCATGACCAGGCGGCTGAAAACCGAAGGCGCGCTGTCGATTCGCGACATCGATGACGATGAGCTTGTCGACAAGAACCACCCCTGGGCCAGCCGCAAACCGTCAAAACGCGTGCTGCAGCTGATGTTCTACCAAGGGCTTGTGACCATCTCGGCACGCGAAGGCATGCTCAAGACCTATGAGCTCACCGGTCGCCATTTCGGCTGGGACGCCTTCCCAAGAGCCGCAACCGAGCGGCAGATCACCGCATACCTGCTTGACCGCGCCTTGCGCAGCCAGGGGCTGGTCAGCCTCGATTCCATCTGCCACCTCAATGCGCCTGCCAAAGCGGCTGTGCTTGAGCTTATCGAGTCGCGCGTCAAACGGCGCCTGCTTGTTCCGGTCACGGTAGAGGGCGCTGACAAGACGCCACATTGGGCTGAACCTGCCACGCTCGACTGGGCGGGGGTCGAGGCCTCCAACCGCGTCCATATCCTTTCGCCCTTTGATCCGCTGATCATCCAGCGCAAGCGGCTGAAGCTTATGTTCGGCTATGACCATGTCTTTGAAGCCTATGTGCCGGCTGCCAAGCGACGCTTCGGCTATTTCGCCCTGCCGGTGCTGGTGGACGACCGGGTCGTGGCAGTAGCTGACCTCAAGACCGACCGCGCCGCGGGCAAGCTCTTGCAACAACGATGGACATGGCTTGAGGAGCTCGGAGCCGAAGTACGAACGGCAATCAAAGCCGAGCTCGGGCGATTTGAACGCTTTCAACTGGACCGCTCGGCATAA
- the pncB gene encoding nicotinate phosphoribosyltransferase encodes MATYTDIARRVYNHTWKLDPIIRSLLDTDFYKLLMLQMIWGLYPKVEATFSLINRTKSVRLAEEIDIDELRAQLDHCRSLRFSKKEMIWLAGNTFYGSKQIFQPGFLRWLENYQLPEYRLEKRDGQYILEFPGLWVDTTMWEIPALAIINELRSRAAMKRYGPFTLDVLYARAKARMWEKVERLQKLPDLKISDFGTRRRHSFLWQRWCVEALKEGIGDSFTGTSNVKLAMDSDLEALGTNAHELPMVLAALARSDDELREAPYRVLQDWKSYYGGNLLIVLPDAFGTDAFLRNAPDWVADWTGFRPDSAPAIEGGERIIEFWKSRGRDPREKLLIFSDGLDVDMIEEAYIHFDGKVRMSFGWGTNLTNDFEDCAPEPNPGLSPISIVAKVSEANGRPAVKLSDNPAKATGTPDDIARYLRIFGDQGRVEHAVRV; translated from the coding sequence ATGGCCACCTATACCGATATTGCTCGCCGGGTTTACAACCATACCTGGAAGCTCGATCCGATCATCCGCAGCCTGCTGGACACCGATTTCTATAAGCTCTTGATGTTGCAAATGATCTGGGGGCTTTATCCCAAGGTCGAGGCGACCTTTTCGCTGATCAATCGAACGAAATCCGTACGGCTCGCCGAAGAGATCGATATCGACGAGCTGCGTGCTCAGCTCGATCACTGCCGTAGCTTGCGCTTTTCCAAGAAGGAAATGATCTGGCTGGCCGGTAATACTTTTTATGGCAGCAAGCAGATTTTCCAGCCCGGTTTTCTGCGCTGGCTCGAAAACTACCAGCTGCCGGAATACCGGCTAGAGAAGCGCGACGGGCAGTATATCCTTGAATTTCCAGGGCTTTGGGTCGACACTACGATGTGGGAAATTCCGGCGCTTGCCATCATCAACGAGCTGCGGTCGCGGGCAGCGATGAAGCGTTACGGGCCGTTCACGCTCGACGTGCTTTACGCCCGCGCCAAGGCGCGGATGTGGGAAAAAGTCGAGCGGTTGCAAAAGCTTCCGGACCTCAAGATCTCCGATTTCGGCACCCGCCGCCGCCATTCGTTTTTGTGGCAGAGGTGGTGCGTAGAAGCGCTGAAAGAAGGGATCGGTGACAGCTTTACCGGCACCTCAAACGTCAAATTGGCTATGGATAGCGACCTTGAAGCGCTCGGCACCAATGCGCATGAACTGCCCATGGTGCTGGCTGCTCTTGCCCGCTCCGACGATGAGCTGCGCGAAGCGCCCTATCGCGTCCTCCAGGACTGGAAGAGCTACTACGGCGGCAACTTGCTGATCGTCTTGCCGGACGCCTTCGGCACCGATGCGTTCTTGCGCAATGCGCCCGACTGGGTGGCCGACTGGACCGGCTTCCGTCCGGACTCGGCGCCAGCGATCGAAGGGGGCGAACGCATCATCGAGTTCTGGAAGTCGCGTGGCCGCGACCCGCGCGAGAAGCTGCTGATTTTTTCCGACGGGCTCGACGTCGACATGATCGAGGAAGCCTATATCCACTTCGATGGCAAGGTGCGCATGAGCTTTGGCTGGGGCACCAATCTCACCAATGATTTCGAAGATTGCGCGCCCGAGCCCAATCCGGGCCTCTCACCCATCTCCATCGTCGCCAAGGTCAGCGAGGCCAATGGACGCCCGGCGGTCAAGCTTTCCGACAATCCCGCCAAAGCGACGGGCACGCCGGACGATATCGCGCGCTATCTGCGTATCTTCGGCGATCAGGGACGAGTGGAGCACGCCGTCCGCGTCTAG
- a CDS encoding Fur family transcriptional regulator, with translation MRMTDQRRTIARIIEGASDHPDVEELYRRASAVDPRISLSTVYRTVNLFEEAGLVTKHDFKDGRARFELIPDEHHDHLIDIRTGKVIEFRNEEIEAIQEVIAKRLGYKLIDHRLELYAVPLGTKPGQK, from the coding sequence ATGCGCATGACCGACCAGCGCCGCACCATTGCCCGCATCATCGAAGGCGCTTCCGATCATCCCGACGTGGAAGAGCTTTATCGCCGCGCTTCGGCCGTCGACCCGCGCATTTCGCTGTCGACGGTTTACCGCACCGTCAACCTCTTCGAAGAGGCCGGGCTCGTCACCAAGCATGATTTCAAGGATGGCCGCGCCCGCTTCGAACTCATCCCCGACGAGCACCATGACCATCTGATCGATATCCGCACCGGCAAGGTTATCGAGTTCCGCAACGAGGAAATCGAAGCCATCCAGGAAGTGATCGCCAAGCGGTTGGGCTATAAGCTTATCGATCACCGGCTCGAACTTTATGCCGTGCCGCTCGGCACCAAGCCTGGGCAGAAATGA
- the rimI gene encoding ribosomal protein S18-alanine N-acetyltransferase, translated as MDKLWLAPAGLHIEMGEAGDAREMARIHALGFYRGWPAEEFSTFLADRMTPVYVACDAKRRIAGFALIRVVVDEAELLTIAVDPKWRGKKIGRALLDAVFADLMMSPAKRMFLEVEEGNTPAVRLYKQQGFKTISTRKGYYPQPDGSAATALVMARDLG; from the coding sequence ATGGACAAGCTCTGGCTCGCCCCGGCGGGGCTCCATATCGAAATGGGCGAAGCGGGCGACGCCAGGGAAATGGCGCGCATCCATGCCTTGGGCTTTTACCGCGGCTGGCCGGCCGAGGAGTTTTCGACCTTTCTCGCCGATCGCATGACCCCGGTTTACGTGGCTTGCGACGCCAAGCGCCGCATCGCCGGCTTCGCCCTGATCCGCGTTGTTGTCGACGAAGCCGAGCTTTTGACCATTGCCGTTGACCCAAAGTGGCGCGGCAAGAAGATCGGCCGCGCCCTGCTCGATGCGGTCTTTGCCGACCTAATGATGTCGCCGGCCAAGCGCATGTTTTTGGAAGTCGAGGAGGGCAACACGCCTGCCGTCCGCCTCTACAAACAACAGGGTTTCAAGACCATCTCGACCCGCAAAGGCTATTATCCCCAGCCCGACGGCAGCGCCGCCACTGCGCTTGTCATGGCCCGCGATCTTGGGTAA
- the tsaB gene encoding tRNA (adenosine(37)-N6)-threonylcarbamoyltransferase complex dimerization subunit type 1 TsaB: MTLPITLAIDTAAPRLQLALLLADGHCEVLVEDIAKGHAEILFDRINTLLARNDVGYEALARIATTTGPGSFTGLRIGLSAARGLGLARKLPVIGVPSLLAISLNAPSGPVAVLLDARRDEAYFEAFPAPGVVGDGPRLLPMAEARAAIPQDGTLIESPFVEIGKLARFAADADPTAFPPHAAYVRDADAKPQDASRVPRRA; this comes from the coding sequence GTGACCCTGCCCATCACCCTTGCCATCGATACCGCCGCGCCCCGCCTGCAGCTCGCGCTGCTCCTGGCCGATGGGCATTGCGAAGTGCTGGTTGAAGACATTGCCAAGGGTCACGCGGAAATCCTGTTCGACCGCATCAACACGCTCCTGGCGCGCAATGACGTCGGCTACGAGGCGCTGGCGCGCATTGCCACGACGACCGGGCCCGGCTCGTTCACCGGCCTGCGCATCGGCCTCTCAGCGGCCCGCGGCCTCGGTCTTGCCCGAAAACTGCCGGTGATCGGCGTGCCGAGCCTCCTCGCGATTTCGCTGAACGCGCCCTCCGGGCCGGTCGCGGTTCTGCTCGATGCGCGGCGCGACGAAGCCTATTTCGAAGCCTTTCCGGCGCCGGGCGTAGTCGGGGACGGGCCCCGGCTGCTGCCCATGGCAGAAGCGCGCGCCGCTATCCCGCAAGATGGCACGCTGATCGAGTCCCCCTTCGTCGAAATCGGCAAGTTGGCGCGCTTTGCGGCCGATGCCGATCCCACCGCCTTCCCGCCGCACGCCGCCTATGTGCGCGACGCCGATGCCAAGCCGCAGGACGCCTCGCGCGTGCCGCGCCGGGCGTGA
- the lnt gene encoding apolipoprotein N-acyltransferase — MTWLAETAMLSQGWRRFLLLLVAGAIAGLSVPPLFILPALFVAMPVWIWALDGAERGKGWRRIFSPAFTIGFAFGWGYFIVAFHWLGAAFFVDGGWIIGAMPFAIAALAALIAVFWGFGSAFAHLFWSHGWTRIITFSAWLAAAEFARGHVLTGFPFDLLGYSLTGSDEMMQLTSVIGIYGVTYLAPLLASVPALVWPADDRSWSRRLAPLFLALFVIAAQLGYGYNRLAGTISTERQDIAMRLVQPLVYEHADFGNVDPVALVDRLLMLSDMRMDPTDQGLGDITHLVWPESSLPFFLESYPDALARIARLLPEQTTLIAGVPRLPYELDGARTGEPPFNSVVAIDTEGEIVASYDKAHLVPFGEFLPFATFFRQIGITQFVPGVDGWSAGDVRRRVLALPNAPAALVLVCYEIIFSGDLGASGSAQFMLNPTNDAWFDGSIGPAQHAHHARVRAVEEGMSLIRAANTGLTFATDPVGRITAELAPGQMAALDVRPHQRLNGTIFTRVRHWPFLIAVIAGMLIGLVASRRLRRRRL, encoded by the coding sequence ATGACCTGGCTGGCCGAAACTGCCATGTTGAGCCAGGGCTGGCGCCGCTTCCTGCTGCTGCTGGTGGCGGGCGCGATTGCCGGTCTCTCGGTGCCGCCGCTGTTTATTTTGCCGGCGCTGTTTGTCGCCATGCCGGTCTGGATCTGGGCCCTCGACGGCGCAGAGCGCGGCAAGGGTTGGCGGCGCATTTTCAGCCCGGCCTTCACTATCGGCTTTGCCTTCGGCTGGGGCTATTTCATTGTCGCCTTCCATTGGCTGGGCGCAGCCTTTTTTGTGGATGGCGGCTGGATCATCGGCGCGATGCCCTTTGCGATCGCGGCCCTTGCCGCGCTGATCGCCGTGTTCTGGGGATTCGGCAGCGCCTTTGCGCATCTGTTCTGGAGCCATGGCTGGACGCGGATCATCACGTTTTCCGCCTGGCTCGCCGCAGCCGAATTCGCGCGCGGCCATGTGCTGACGGGTTTTCCCTTCGATCTCCTCGGCTATAGCCTCACTGGCAGCGACGAGATGATGCAGCTGACCTCGGTAATCGGCATTTATGGCGTCACCTATCTGGCGCCGCTCCTGGCTTCGGTCCCGGCGCTGGTCTGGCCGGCAGATGACCGCTCCTGGTCGCGTCGCCTGGCGCCGCTTTTTCTTGCGCTCTTCGTCATCGCCGCGCAGCTCGGCTATGGCTACAACCGGCTCGCCGGCACCATCTCCACCGAGCGGCAGGACATAGCGATGCGCCTTGTGCAGCCGCTGGTCTACGAGCATGCGGATTTCGGCAATGTCGATCCGGTGGCGCTGGTCGATCGCCTGTTGATGCTGAGCGACATGCGCATGGACCCGACGGACCAGGGGCTGGGCGACATCACCCACCTGGTTTGGCCCGAATCGAGCTTGCCGTTTTTCCTTGAAAGCTACCCCGATGCCTTGGCCCGCATCGCCCGGCTCTTGCCCGAGCAGACGACGCTGATCGCCGGCGTACCGCGCCTGCCCTATGAACTGGATGGCGCGCGAACCGGGGAGCCGCCCTTCAATTCCGTCGTGGCCATCGATACGGAAGGCGAGATCGTCGCGTCCTACGACAAGGCACACCTCGTGCCCTTCGGCGAATTCCTGCCGTTTGCGACCTTCTTCCGGCAGATCGGCATCACGCAGTTCGTGCCCGGGGTCGATGGCTGGTCGGCCGGTGACGTTCGCCGGCGGGTCCTGGCCCTGCCTAATGCTCCTGCAGCCCTGGTTCTGGTCTGCTACGAGATCATTTTTTCAGGCGATCTGGGGGCCAGCGGCAGCGCGCAGTTCATGCTCAACCCGACCAACGATGCCTGGTTCGATGGCTCGATCGGACCGGCGCAGCATGCCCACCACGCGCGCGTCCGCGCGGTCGAAGAGGGCATGAGCCTGATCCGCGCTGCCAATACCGGCCTCACCTTTGCCACCGATCCGGTCGGCCGCATCACCGCCGAACTCGCGCCGGGGCAGATGGCGGCGCTCGATGTCCGCCCGCATCAAAGGCTCAACGGGACGATCTTCACTCGAGTGCGGCATTGGCCGTTCCTGATCGCGGTCATCGCGGGCATGCTGATCGGCCTTGTCGCATCGCGGCGGCTTCGACGCCGGCGGCTCTGA